A DNA window from Phragmites australis chromosome 11, lpPhrAust1.1, whole genome shotgun sequence contains the following coding sequences:
- the LOC133885639 gene encoding protein N-terminal glutamine amidohydrolase-like produces the protein MANDLPAAGAGPSPVTPPPPSASPSAPPVDASSFTHTPFYCEENVYFLCKELIRIGVADPAGTDLYIVFISNEEMKVPLWHQKASHSDDVFVLWDYHVICIEVKRNKGEVLDLVWDLDSNLPFPSPFLQYVSGAIRPLSFGDSIYRRLFRVIQAPMFLRSFASDRSRMKDLKGNWIQLPPEYEPIVAEDGTTNNLNEYITMSMDDVADLESMVNDVHFNKHVVVVNEMILLDFFSRLPG, from the exons ATGGCCAATGACCTGCCTgccgccggcgcaggccccTCTCCCGTcactcctcctcccccctccgCGTCGCCGAGCGCTCCACCCGTCGATGCCTCCTCGTTCACCCACACTCCGTTCTACTG TGAAGAAAATGTGTACTTTCTATGCAAAGAACTGATTAGAATTGGAGTGGCTGATCCTGCGGGCACTGACCTTTACATTGTTTTCATATCAAATGAGGAAATGAAG GTTCCTCTCTGGCATCAGAAAGCAAGTCATTCTGATGATGTATTTGTCTTGTGGGATTATCATGTGATCTGCATCGAGGTAAA GCGAAACAAAGGAGAAGTTCTTGATCTTGTTTGGGATCTGGACTCCAATCTTCCTTTTCCTTCCCCATTCCTCCAGTATGTTTCTGGTGCAATTCGACCACTGTCATTTGGTGATTCCATATATAGAAG ACTTTTCCGTGTGATTCAGGCTCCTATGTTTCTTCGATCATTTGCATCAGATAGAAGCCGCATGAAAGACCTCAAGGGGAATTGGATTCAGTTGCCCCCAGAATATGAACCAATTGTGGCGGAAG ATGGAACCACTAATAACCTTAATGAGTACATTACAATGTCAATGGATGATGTGGCAGACCTAGAAAGTATGGTTAATGATGTTCACTTCAACAAGCATGTAGTAGTGGTAAACGAAATGATCCTGCTTGACTTCTTCTCTCGACTACCTGGTTGA